Genomic window (Corynebacterium simulans):
TTGAGGTGGCTGACAACGATGACTGGGCTTCCCGCGGCGCGCATAAGTTGCTCGGCGCGCTGGAGGCTTTCGACGTCTCTTTGAAGGATAAGCGTGTTCTCGACGCCGGCGCGTCCACCGGTGGTTTCACCGACGTGTGCCTGCGCAACGGCGCTCGCGAGGTGCTCTCCGTCGACGTGGGCTACGGCCAGCTGCTGTGGCGCCTGCAGAACGACGAGCGCGTAAAGGTACTCGACCGGACCAACATCCGCAATCTTGATCTGAACATCACCGAGGGGCCTTGTGATGCCATGGTGGGTGATCTTTCCTTCATTTCCTTGAAGCTGGTGCTGCCCGCCATCGTCGATGTGATGGCTAAGGGCGCATGGCTGCTGCCCATGGTCAAGCCGCAGTTTGAGGTCGGCAAAGACCGTATCGGCGCTGGCGGCGTCGTCCGTTCGTCGGAGCTGCGTCAGGAGGTCACCGAGGAGGTGGCGCGCTTTGCGCAGACCTTGGGGGTTAGCGTCAAAGGCGTGGCAGCCTCACCGCTCCCGGGACCTAGCGGAAACGTGGAGTATTTCCTGTGGCTGGTCAAAGACGGCCAGGTAACCAAAGATGAAGATATCGCTGAGATGGTACGCACCGCCATTGAGGAAGGGCCACAGTGAAGCGCGAAATTCTGCTTGTCCCGCACGCCAGCCGTGCAGACAACCTCGAGTCCACTATCCGCGCTGCTGAGATTCTCCAGGAGGCCGGCATCACGGTCCGCGTCAGCGCGCCGGAACACGTGCTGCCGGAGCTGCAGCACGTTGAGCACACCCCGGCTGCGGCGGCAGGCTGCGAGCTCGTCCTCGTCCTAGGCGGCGATGGCACCTTCCTGCGTGCTGCCGACATGGCTCGCGCAGTCGATGTCCCGGTGTTGGGCATCAACCTGGGCCACGTGGGCTTCCTCGCGCAATGGGAAGCGGAATCCTTGGAGCGCGCGCTCGTGCGCGTTATTGATTGCGACTACGAGGTAGAGGACCGCCTTACTCTCGACGTCGAGGTCACTGACCGCTCTGGCAAGCTCATCGAGCGCGGTTGGGCACTCAACGAGGCCTCCATTGAAAACCTCAACCGTTCCGGTGTGCTGGACGCCATCTTGGAAATCGATGGCCGCCCTGTTTCTTCCTTTGGCTGCGACGGCGTGCTAATTTCCACGCCTACCGGATCTACCGCCTATGCATTCTCCGCTGGCGGACCCGTGCTATGGCCGTCGTTGGACGCCCTCCTCGTGGTTCCAAATAACGCCCACGCCTTGTTCACGAAGCCGATGGTGGTCTCTCCTCTGTCCAAGGTCGCGGTAGAGTCGGCCTCGGCTACCTCTCCGGCAATCGTCATCTTGGATGGTTTCCGCGAAATCGCGATGCCGCCTGGTTCGCGTGTGGAGGCGGTGCGCGGTGCGCATCCGGTCAAGTGGGTGCGCCTGGATGACCAACCCTTTACGGATAGGTTGGTATCTAAGCTCCGATTGCCAGTGCACGGCTGGCGCGGCCCGCAAAGCTAGGCTTTTTAAGAGAAAGGCAGGTGTGGCACAGACATGCTCGTTGATATCACTATCGAGGACTTAGGCGTCATTGAGCGCTCTGCGGCAGAGTTCGCGGAAGGCCTCACCGTCTTAACCGGTGAGACCGGCGCTGGTAAGACCATGGTTGTCACCGGCCTACGCCTTCTGGCTGGCGGGCGTGCCGACGCCTCTCGCGT
Coding sequences:
- a CDS encoding TlyA family RNA methyltransferase encodes the protein MPPQRRRLDAELVRRKIARSREQAVEMIKAGRVTVGGFKASKPATVVEPEVSIKVEVADNDDWASRGAHKLLGALEAFDVSLKDKRVLDAGASTGGFTDVCLRNGAREVLSVDVGYGQLLWRLQNDERVKVLDRTNIRNLDLNITEGPCDAMVGDLSFISLKLVLPAIVDVMAKGAWLLPMVKPQFEVGKDRIGAGGVVRSSELRQEVTEEVARFAQTLGVSVKGVAASPLPGPSGNVEYFLWLVKDGQVTKDEDIAEMVRTAIEEGPQ
- a CDS encoding NAD kinase — its product is MKREILLVPHASRADNLESTIRAAEILQEAGITVRVSAPEHVLPELQHVEHTPAAAAGCELVLVLGGDGTFLRAADMARAVDVPVLGINLGHVGFLAQWEAESLERALVRVIDCDYEVEDRLTLDVEVTDRSGKLIERGWALNEASIENLNRSGVLDAILEIDGRPVSSFGCDGVLISTPTGSTAYAFSAGGPVLWPSLDALLVVPNNAHALFTKPMVVSPLSKVAVESASATSPAIVILDGFREIAMPPGSRVEAVRGAHPVKWVRLDDQPFTDRLVSKLRLPVHGWRGPQS